The nucleotide window CGCGATGAACAGGATCGTCCGGTGGATCGGGTGAAGTGGGATGCCAAGGCCATTGATGCGAACGGCGTGGACGTTCCCGCGGCTGTCCGTCAGACAGGCGTGGGTCGTTATGAAGCGAGCGTCGATCTTGCGGGCCGGGACCGGGTGAACCTCAGCCTGCGCGATCCGGATCATGCCTTGATGAAAACTCTCGGCTGGCAGCGCGACTATCCTGCGGAATACCGTCTCGACCGCGAGACGGATTCCGCACTTGCAGCTCTACCGGAGTTTGATCCGGCGGCGGTCCGGGCGGACATGCCGAACACCGCCGTGTATCAGGACATCGCCCACTGGTTTGTCTACGCGGGCTTTGCCTGCCTCATCGGTGGCATCGCGGTGAGGCGGATTTGAAGTCGACGGAGCTGTTACTTCGCCAATACCACACCGATCTCGGCCAAGGTGACGTTGTTCTTCTCCAGCACGTGCAATGCGGTGAAGCGCAGATAGCGTGCGCTGGTTCCAGCCGGGAGATCGACGCGCTGTTCGATCGGGTTCGCACGGATGTTCGAAAACTCGCCTTCCTGTGGTGAGCTCCACGCCTGGCCATCCGCGCTCCATTCGAGGCGGTAGCGATCCACTACGGCGTGCGTCGTGCCGTCCTGACGCGGCAGGAAGGTGGCGGCGGCGAGCTTCTCGGTCTTGCCGAGATCGAGTGTGATCGATTGGGGTGGTCCTTGCTCGCCCTTCTCCGCATCGTGCGTGCACCAGAAGGTGGCGGGATTGCCGTCGATGGCCGCGGCGGCGGGATGGTCCTTGGTCTCGAAGCTGGAGGTGACCTTCCAGCCCTTCTTCAATGCGGCCGTGGGATCGGCCTTGGCGAGACTGTCCGGCACGTCGTCCGGCATCTTCCAAAGCGAGACTTCGGCGAGGCAGGGGGATGCGGCGCTCTCAAGAATGCGCACACGCACTCCGTCCGCTGTCACCGGCTTGCCGGGCAGCAGTACCTGGTGGCCGATGCTCGACCCGTTCCCGATCCATTCGCTCCACGTTCCATTCTGGCGGACATCCACGGCGAACTTCCGCACCCGCTGGCCGAGCTGGATAGGCTCGCGCAGGCGGATGACATCGAAGGTGCGTGCTTCCGGCAGGGCGAGTTCAAGTGCCGCCGTCTTCGTGCCATCCGGTGCAGCCCAGTAGGTAGCCTTGTCGGTGTCGAGCACCTTGGCGGCCTCGAAGCCCTTGCCACGGTTTTGGTCGGCGGTGGCTTTCGCTCCATCGGCGAAGTTCTTTGAGAACAGTTGATCCAACGCCTTCTTGTAGCCTTCCAGCGCGGCGACATCGGCCTCGTTCAAACGGCCACGGCGGTCGGGCGGAATATTGAGCAGGAAGGTCGCGCCGTGTCCCACCGAGTTGAAATAGAGGTTCAGGAGGTTCTTTGGGCTGCGGACCTTGCCGTTTTCCGACTCATGCCAGAACCAGCCGGGACGGATGGATACGTCCACCTCGCCGGGGATCCACGCGGTGCCATCCGGCGTGCCGGTACCGAGATCCTTCATTGGCATGCCCGGACCGGGCTTCTCGCCATTGCTGGTGGCCGGGGTGTAGGTGGCCCAGCAGGGATAGCCGGCGATGCCGCGTTCGTTGCCGATCCAGCGTGTGCCCGGACCGACGTCCGAGAACAGCGAAGCCTTTGGTTGGAGCTTGCGGACGAGTGCCCACGTGGCAGGCCAATCGTAGTAGCTCGTCCGGTCGATGCCGCGCTTCTCGCGCTTGCCGCCGTAGAATCCATCACCGCCATTCGCTCCATCGAACCACACGGCGAAAACGTCGCCGTAGTTGGTGAGCAGTTCGGTGAGCTGGGCGCGGTAGAGCTTGATGTAATCCGGGGTGCCATAGGTCGCGTTGTTGCGATCCCAGGGAGAGAGATAGACGCCGAACTTGATGCCCGCACGTTTCGCAGCGGCGGAGAACTCCTTCACCATGTCACCCTTGCCGTCCTTCCACGGACTTTGCGCCACGCTGTGAGCGGTGGTTTTCGTCGGCCACATGCAGAAGCCGTCGTGATGCTTGCAGGTGAGGATCACGCCCTTGAAGCCGGCCTTCGCGATGGAGCCGACGATCTGGTCGACGTCGAAATCGGTGGGGTTGAAGATCGACGGGCTCTCGTCACCATAGCCCCATTCCTTGCCGGTGAAGGTGTTCGTCGTGAAATGGACGAAGGCGTAGGTTTCCATGTCCTGGATCGCGATCTGGGCCGCATCGGGTAGAGCTCCATAGGGAGCGGGGGGCGGCACCGCCTGGGCGAGGCCGAGCGACAGGAGGGCGGGAATCAGGAAACGGGTATTCATGGACAAACGAAGGTAATCGCAGAAATTTGACGGCGATTTACCGGCCAGAGCGAGGAAAACTTTCAGGGTACTCCATCTGTGTTAGGGTTGTCCGCGATGCCATCCGAGTTCGCATTTCCCGAAGGTTTTGTGTGGGGAGCCGCCACCGCCGCGCCCCAGATCGAAGGAGCGGCTGCCTTGGATGGGAAGGGGGATTCGGTCTGGGACGTGTTCTGCCGGGAGCCGGGACGCGTGTACGGTGGGCATACACCGGAGAAGGCGTGCGATTTCTACCATCGCTGGCCGGACGATGTTGCGATGATGCGGGCCGCAGGTTTGCCTGCATTCCGCTTGTCCATTGCGTGGCCGCGGGTGATGCCGGAGGGGACGGGATGCATCAATGAGGCTGGATTGGCATTCTATGACAGACTGATCGACGGGCTTTTGGAGGCGGGCATCCGCCCCTACATCACCTTGTTTCACTGGGATCTGCCGGAAGTGCTGCAGGAGCGAGATGGCTGGGCGAACCGCGACATGGCCGGGTGGTTCGCGGACTATGCGGCGGAGGTGACAGCGAAGCTCGGCGACCGGGTGAAGGATTGGATCACCTTCAACGAGCCGCAGATCTTCCTCGGTTTCGGGCATCGCGCGGGCATTCATGCGCCGGGTTTGAAATTGTCCGAGGCGGATGTGCTGCGATGCGCGCATCATGTGAACCTTGCCCACGGTCGGGCGGTCGGAGCGATCCGCTCCCAAGTGAAGGATGCGAAAATCGGTATGGCGCAGGTGGCGAACGTGGGCATTCCAGCGGACCCGGATGATCCCGGGTCGGTGGAAGCGGCGCGGCATGTCACGCTGGAGCCGGAGTGGACCGGCGATGCCTCGATGTTCCTCGGCTCCTGCTGGTGGTCGCAGCCGATGTATCGGGGCTGCTATCCGGAATCACTGGCGGCACGGCATCCGCGTTTCCTCGAAACGGTGGTGAAGGCGGGGGATTTCGCGGAGATCTCGCGGCCGGTGGATTTCCACGGCTTCAACTACTACTTTGGTCGTAGAATCGCGGCGGATGGATCGGTGGTGAAAGCCCCGCCCGGTGAACCACGCACCGCCTTTGGCTGGCCGCTGCATGCGGAGGGAATGTATTGGGCCGCACGGTTCTATCATGAGGCGTGGGGGTTGCCGCTGTATGTGTTCGAGAACGGGTTGTCTTCGATGGATTGGGTGGATGTGGGCGGTCGTGTGCCGGATACGATGCGAATCGATTTCCTCACCCGCTATTTGCGCGAACTGCACCGTGCGATAGCGGATGGTGCGGACGTGCGCGGATGGTTCCACTGGTCGTGGATGGACAACTTCGAGTGGGCGGATGGGTACAAGGAACGCTTTGGATTGGTCCACGTGGATTACGAGTCACGGAAGCGCACACCGAAAGACTCGCTGGCATGGCTCAGCGAGGTGATTCGGAGGAATGGGGGCAACCTCTGAAGAAAATCACGAAGGGACACGAAATCAGAAAGAACTTCCGTCGATCACTTCCTTTCGTGGAGTTTCGTGTGTTTCGTGGTTGATGGATTCAGGGCGTTTTGATCTCGAGCAGGTTTTTGTCGTCCTTGAGGAGCGATGAGAACAGGGAGGCATCCACTGAGAATCCTCCGCGTCGGTAGGGATGTGGGGTTTCGGTGGTTTCCACGTCCTTGCCGTTCAGACGCACGGCAGGGGATCCGCGATGGAACACCACTTTCAACGGCTTGCCATCCCAAGTGAGTGTGGTTTCCAGGCCGTTCGCGATCTCTGGCAAAATCGGATCGAGACACACGCGGTCGTAGTGACGGCGCAGGCCCAACACCCGTGTGCGGACCAGATGGCAGAAAAGTCCGGGGCCACTGGAGTAGAGACGCCAGCCACCGGCCACCGGGATCTTGCCGGCAACGATGTCTTCATAGCGGTCCGCGGCTTCATAGCGGTCATGCACTGCGGCATCCGAGCTACTGAAGTAAAGGTTTGCCTGCCGTGGCAGCGCGTGGGGCACCGAACGGGTGAGGCCCACCGGATTGACCTGCTGAAGTCCGAGCCACAGCGCATCACGCTCGCCGAGAATCGAGAGCATTTCGAGATAGCGCAGATGGGCGTGCGAATAGAACACGCCGATCTCGCGGGCGAAGGCGGCGGAGCTTTCCGCGCGTTCGAAGATCTTGCGCGGTCCACCACGGTAAGGCGCGGGCCGGTCCATCAGACGCGCGCCATCGGCGGCGAGGAGCTTTTCACGAATGATGACAAGGTGATGCTCCGCTTGTTCCTTCGAGAACAGTCCGGAGATGATCGCGCGTTTCATCGGCAGCAGGCGGTAGTGGATGCCGGTTTCGGTGTCCCGCGGATGCAGCAGGGGATGACCCGCCTTGCCATCTTCATCGAAGACGAAGAAGCCGCTGGCCACGCCATCCACCACCAGCCAGCGATGGAAGTCGGCATGCACCGCATCCGCGAACCCGGCGAGACCCGCGATGCTCTTGCCGCTGCGTTGCTCCAGTTCCTCCAGGCGACGGAGCACTTGATAGGAGAGCGCGACGGTCCAGGTGCTGACCATGTGCTCGCGCAGCTCCGGGCGCGCCGGTTGCAGCGAGTCGTCCCAATCGCCCTCGCCGTAACGCAGCAACGCGGTGCCGGGGAAACATTGCTGGCGCATCCATGCCACCGCGGCTTCCACATGGGCGAGGATGGTGGTGGGTTTGTCCACCGGGCGTGCCGTGTTGGCATCGGTCCAATCGACCAACTCATCGAGGAAGGCGAAGTCGGAGGAGTTCTCGATATAGTCGCACAGCGCCTTCAGCGGCCACAGCGGGATATCGCCATGCATGTGGCGCTGCTGGATCCAGCCGAAGGGATCGAGCATGAACCACTGCGGCCAATCGCCGCTGCCGAGATACTGATGGCTGAAGACGGACACGAGCGTCTCGCGCACCGCATCGTTACGGTCGATGGCGAGCAGCAGTTCCACGGAGCCCTGCGTGACATCGCGACAACCCCATGCACCGCCGTTCCATTGTTCCAGGCCATGCGGATCGCTGTAGTGGATGATGCCGTTGTGAATGAACCACGGCAGGATGGCATCGAGCGCCTCTACCTCCGGGAGATCGACACCGGAGACGCGCAGGGCACGGGTGGCGGCCTGCCAGACCGGTTGCGCTTTCGGGCGTGCAACGTAAGCGCGGGTGAAGCCACTCAAGCGAAGGCCGAACTCTTTCACCGCGGCGGTCTCATAGACGAGGTGCGACGTCGCCGCCTGTTCGAAGCCGAGTCGTTCCGAGCCGCCAATGTTCCGGAATGCAGTGGGGTCGAGCGCCTCGACGGTGAACTTCGCGTCCGGAAAATGTTTTCGGGCCAGGGAATCCGGCCCGGCTTGAACGATGGCGGTGAAGCCATCAAGCGCGATTGAAGCATCCTCCTCACCCTCGCGCTCGCCGCCGACGAGTCCATGGCTGATGACAAACTCCGCGGGTTCGCCCG belongs to Luteolibacter ambystomatis and includes:
- a CDS encoding alpha-L-fucosidase codes for the protein MNTRFLIPALLSLGLAQAVPPPAPYGALPDAAQIAIQDMETYAFVHFTTNTFTGKEWGYGDESPSIFNPTDFDVDQIVGSIAKAGFKGVILTCKHHDGFCMWPTKTTAHSVAQSPWKDGKGDMVKEFSAAAKRAGIKFGVYLSPWDRNNATYGTPDYIKLYRAQLTELLTNYGDVFAVWFDGANGGDGFYGGKREKRGIDRTSYYDWPATWALVRKLQPKASLFSDVGPGTRWIGNERGIAGYPCWATYTPATSNGEKPGPGMPMKDLGTGTPDGTAWIPGEVDVSIRPGWFWHESENGKVRSPKNLLNLYFNSVGHGATFLLNIPPDRRGRLNEADVAALEGYKKALDQLFSKNFADGAKATADQNRGKGFEAAKVLDTDKATYWAAPDGTKTAALELALPEARTFDVIRLREPIQLGQRVRKFAVDVRQNGTWSEWIGNGSSIGHQVLLPGKPVTADGVRVRILESAASPCLAEVSLWKMPDDVPDSLAKADPTAALKKGWKVTSSFETKDHPAAAAIDGNPATFWCTHDAEKGEQGPPQSITLDLGKTEKLAAATFLPRQDGTTHAVVDRYRLEWSADGQAWSSPQEGEFSNIRANPIEQRVDLPAGTSARYLRFTALHVLEKNNVTLAEIGVVLAK
- a CDS encoding GH1 family beta-glucosidase, with translation MPSEFAFPEGFVWGAATAAPQIEGAAALDGKGDSVWDVFCREPGRVYGGHTPEKACDFYHRWPDDVAMMRAAGLPAFRLSIAWPRVMPEGTGCINEAGLAFYDRLIDGLLEAGIRPYITLFHWDLPEVLQERDGWANRDMAGWFADYAAEVTAKLGDRVKDWITFNEPQIFLGFGHRAGIHAPGLKLSEADVLRCAHHVNLAHGRAVGAIRSQVKDAKIGMAQVANVGIPADPDDPGSVEAARHVTLEPEWTGDASMFLGSCWWSQPMYRGCYPESLAARHPRFLETVVKAGDFAEISRPVDFHGFNYYFGRRIAADGSVVKAPPGEPRTAFGWPLHAEGMYWAARFYHEAWGLPLYVFENGLSSMDWVDVGGRVPDTMRIDFLTRYLRELHRAIADGADVRGWFHWSWMDNFEWADGYKERFGLVHVDYESRKRTPKDSLAWLSEVIRRNGGNL
- a CDS encoding GH36-type glycosyl hydrolase domain-containing protein → MSEPRPILRYSNLPLIRTGTSPVFEFLPDGTLHALRADNVLLNLLLGCPVGGSLHRIALVVADAHGRRAVTLAGPGGGLFSADEHSACWETEVDGIEATAVLQPIRDGWVIEVTATNHLSHPVIVQAVHGLDLGLTTQFAARLNESYTSQYVDHHEIIDPELGHVIASRQNLAVDGKYPWLIQAWIEGTAGFSTDAVDFFGPQGTRGSLVRGLVDAPAPGRVRQDETSYPAIYSKPAVVPPGAVLTRRYIAQYRADHPAASGPEDVTCLHQAIEDLPVMEFPVPPQLQAAPPPTCVLHGRHPSKAGLEAWFGTDWSAVETLGNGEIGSAFIGNERRHLVTRMKEDTAARPHALILRSGSAVDAVNDHLDTTCHMAGVFQSLLAVGHPSFHRLLSPVRERFGLQRFSGQRIGIRNADGISWLGIPSAFVMSLTSCEWIYQLDGRRIRVTAEVSTGAPEATTSLVVEAGEPAEFVISHGLVGGEREGEEDASIALDGFTAIVQAGPDSLARKHFPDAKFTVEALDPTAFRNIGGSERLGFEQAATSHLVYETAAVKEFGLRLSGFTRAYVARPKAQPVWQAATRALRVSGVDLPEVEALDAILPWFIHNGIIHYSDPHGLEQWNGGAWGCRDVTQGSVELLLAIDRNDAVRETLVSVFSHQYLGSGDWPQWFMLDPFGWIQQRHMHGDIPLWPLKALCDYIENSSDFAFLDELVDWTDANTARPVDKPTTILAHVEAAVAWMRQQCFPGTALLRYGEGDWDDSLQPARPELREHMVSTWTVALSYQVLRRLEELEQRSGKSIAGLAGFADAVHADFHRWLVVDGVASGFFVFDEDGKAGHPLLHPRDTETGIHYRLLPMKRAIISGLFSKEQAEHHLVIIREKLLAADGARLMDRPAPYRGGPRKIFERAESSAAFAREIGVFYSHAHLRYLEMLSILGERDALWLGLQQVNPVGLTRSVPHALPRQANLYFSSSDAAVHDRYEAADRYEDIVAGKIPVAGGWRLYSSGPGLFCHLVRTRVLGLRRHYDRVCLDPILPEIANGLETTLTWDGKPLKVVFHRGSPAVRLNGKDVETTETPHPYRRGGFSVDASLFSSLLKDDKNLLEIKTP